A portion of the Flavobacterium magnum genome contains these proteins:
- the mazG gene encoding nucleoside triphosphate pyrophosphohydrolase: MADRQLQLQAFGRLLDIMDDLREKCPWDRKQTLQSLRHLTIEETYELGDAILDNNLQEVKKELGDLLLHIVFYAKIGSETNDFDIAEVCNEICDKLIHRHPHIYSDTVVKDEEEVKQNWEKLKLKEGKKSVLEGVPKSLPALVKASRIQDKAKGVGFDWEEPSQVWEKVQEELQELSDEVQAGNQDKMESEFGDVLFSMINYARFLNINPEDALERTNKKFIKRFQYLEGKANALGKPLSDMTLAEMDVFWNEAKKI; encoded by the coding sequence ATGGCAGACCGGCAGTTACAACTTCAGGCGTTCGGGAGATTGCTCGACATCATGGACGACTTACGCGAAAAATGCCCGTGGGACAGGAAACAGACGTTGCAGTCGTTACGCCACCTGACCATTGAGGAGACGTACGAACTTGGTGACGCCATCCTCGACAATAATCTGCAGGAGGTAAAAAAAGAGTTGGGTGACCTGTTGCTGCACATTGTTTTTTACGCTAAAATCGGCAGTGAGACGAACGACTTTGACATCGCTGAGGTGTGTAATGAAATCTGTGACAAGCTCATCCACCGCCATCCGCATATTTATTCCGATACGGTAGTGAAAGATGAAGAGGAAGTGAAACAGAATTGGGAAAAACTTAAGCTCAAAGAAGGGAAAAAATCGGTTTTGGAAGGTGTTCCCAAAAGTTTACCCGCATTGGTGAAAGCGAGTCGTATCCAGGATAAGGCGAAAGGTGTAGGGTTTGACTGGGAAGAACCGTCGCAGGTTTGGGAAAAAGTGCAGGAGGAATTGCAGGAGCTGTCCGATGAGGTACAGGCTGGCAATCAGGATAAGATGGAAAGCGAGTTCGGAGACGTGTTATTCTCGATGATCAATTATGCCCGGTTTTTGAACATCAATCCTGAGGACGCCCTGGAAAGGACCAATAAGAAATTTATCAAAAGATTCCAGTATCTAGAGGGCAAGGCTAACGCATTGGGCAAACCGCTGAGCGACATGACATTGGCCGAAATGGATGTGTTCTGGAATGAAGCGAAGAAAATTTAA
- a CDS encoding DUF5606 domain-containing protein, with protein sequence MNLEKILAISGKPGLYALKIQTRTGFVAESLLDGKKITVGLRSNVSLLSEISMYTHSEEKPLAEVMRSIAQKEDNGPALSHKEDNDKLVAYFAEILPDYDEDRVYVSDIKKVLNWYNQLQAKGLVSKEAPVKSKEEAVSEE encoded by the coding sequence ATGAATTTAGAGAAAATATTGGCCATTTCCGGAAAACCGGGTTTATATGCACTGAAGATCCAAACCCGAACAGGTTTCGTCGCTGAGTCGTTGCTGGATGGCAAAAAAATTACTGTCGGCCTACGTAGTAACGTCAGCCTGCTTTCCGAAATTTCAATGTATACACATTCCGAGGAGAAGCCTTTGGCAGAAGTCATGCGCAGTATCGCGCAGAAGGAAGACAATGGCCCGGCGCTGTCCCACAAGGAAGACAACGACAAGTTGGTGGCATATTTTGCTGAAATCCTTCCTGATTACGATGAAGACCGTGTGTATGTTTCTGACATCAAGAAGGTTTTGAATTGGTACAACCAGCTTCAGGCAAAAGGTTTGGTTTCCAAGGAAGCGCCTGTAAAATCAAAAGAGGAAGCGGTTTCGGAAGAATAG
- the def gene encoding peptide deformylase, with translation MILPVVGYGDPVLRKVCEEISADYPNLKQLVADMFETMYNASGVGLAAPQVGLAIRLFIVDTEPFSDDDDLPEDERKSLGDFRKIFINAKMLKEEGEEWAFNEGCLSIPDVREDVYRHERITIEYYDENFVKKTEEFDGMAARVIQHEYDHIEGILFTDHVSTLKKQMIKKRLLNIMEGKIRADYKMKFFAKKGR, from the coding sequence ATGATTTTACCAGTCGTAGGTTACGGTGACCCGGTTTTACGGAAAGTGTGTGAAGAGATTTCAGCCGATTATCCCAACCTGAAGCAGCTTGTCGCCGATATGTTTGAGACCATGTATAATGCATCGGGTGTTGGACTTGCCGCGCCGCAGGTCGGACTGGCGATACGTTTGTTTATAGTAGACACGGAGCCGTTCAGCGATGACGACGATTTGCCCGAGGACGAACGCAAAAGCCTGGGCGATTTCAGGAAAATCTTTATCAACGCCAAAATGCTCAAGGAAGAAGGTGAGGAGTGGGCTTTTAACGAAGGCTGCCTGAGTATACCCGATGTGCGTGAGGATGTCTACCGGCATGAGCGCATCACCATCGAATACTATGATGAGAATTTCGTAAAGAAAACGGAGGAATTTGATGGTATGGCGGCCCGTGTAATCCAACATGAGTATGACCACATCGAAGGCATACTGTTTACCGATCATGTATCGACGCTGAAAAAGCAAATGATTAAAAAAAGGCTCCTCAATATTATGGAAGGAAAAATCAGGGCCGATTATAAAATGAAATTCTTTGCCAAAAAAGGCAGATAA